From Mytilus edulis chromosome 9, xbMytEdul2.2, whole genome shotgun sequence, the proteins below share one genomic window:
- the LOC139489914 gene encoding neuronal acetylcholine receptor subunit alpha-5-like, with the protein MSFDLLQVIDFNEVAGTLEIVGFLTLLWNDELVDDSFDEVDHGSLTKFLIPENYVWKPPVSVFNSVKAIIPIADSTYHVRVQMGYTTCVKNDSNEGTITKTIIKEVPLVTWKPGINSKSACLIDVTHFPFDSQECVVRFISFGHPSTEVKFNALEPEVNLTDYQDNMEWTLDSTAIEVEEIDGSSFILVKLKFTRRPLYFVVNLVTPILILAVISTLVFLLPGNSGERIGYSVTAFLTFAVYLTMISDNLPKTSDPMSTLCYFLMCMVAISAGTAFVTIFTLRIFHKDEKKMVPNWLSNLIGCLNCRICSEDEFEDPEYPVNFELQKRGKLDTRSIVTTDSDEEHNRKWGVDWKLVASTLDMLFFLVFIGLNAIVCVVFLVPLLEQMNT; encoded by the coding sequence ATGTCATTCGATCTTTTACAAGTCATAGATTTCAACGAAGTCGCTGGAACTTTAGAGATCGTAGGATTTCTTACTCTGCTGTGGAATGATGAACTTGTCGACGATTCATTTGATGAGGTTGATCACGGAAGTCTTACCAAATTTCTTATTCCAGAGAATTATGTTTGGAAACCGCCTGTATCTGTATTTAACTCGGTAAAAGCTATTATACCGATCGCAGATTCTACATATCACGTTCGTGTTCAGATGGGCTACACAACTTGTGTTAAAAATGACAGTAATGAAGGAACTATTACAAAAACTATTATCAAAGAGGTACCACTAGTTACGTGGAAACCAGGTATAAATTCGAAGTCCGCCTGCTTAATCGACGTAACCCATTTCCCTTTCGACTCACAAGAGTGCGTAGTGAGGTTTATATCGTTTGGACATCCAAGCACAGAGGTCAAGTTCAACGCTTTGGAACCGGAAGTTAATTTAACTGACTATCAAGATAATATGGAGTGGACTTTGGATAGTACGGCTATCGAAGTCGAAGAAATTGATGGTTCATCTTTTATCCTTGTGAAATTAAAATTTACGCGACGTCCTTTATATTTTGTAGTAAATCTTGTTACTCCTATTTTGATACTAGCTGTAATTAGTACTCTTGTATTTTTGTTGCCAGGGAATTCTGGAGAACGAATCGGTTATTCTGTAACCGCATTCCTGACATTTGCCGTGTATCTTACAATGATTTCTGATAACTTACCGAAAACATCCGATCCTATGTCTACGTTGTGCTATTTTCTAATGTGTATGGTTGCCATTAGTGCTGGAACTGCGTTTGTGACTATCTTCACGCTTAGAATTTTCCATAAAGACGAGAAAAAAATGGTTCCAAATTGGCTATCTAATTTAATAGGCTGCTTAAATTGTAGAATTTGTAGCGAGGATGAATTTGAGGACCCAGAATACCCAGTCAATTTCGAATTACAAAAGCGAGGGAAACTTGACACCAGGAGTATAGTGACAACTGATTCGGACGAAGAACATAACCGTAAATGGGGAGTAGATTGGAAACTCGTTGCTTCTACTTTAGATATGCTTTTCTTCTTGGTTTTCATAGGACTAAACGCCATTGTATGCGTCGTATTCTTGGTTCCACTTTTGGAACAAATGAATACTTGA
- the LOC139489915 gene encoding neuronal acetylcholine receptor subunit alpha-9-like has product MADKKLSPFNFGGFFIFLLCFQTANGVTLASDWQFFYNKIFADYNKLSFPMNNQSDQLNVSISMKLDNIQEFSDRDGTITLVGNFIISWKSEILTWTEKPVGVIDVITTAKIPRSDLWYPPIYTYNGVDQLSVVGTNNDLIDVRFDGTHTWKPAFIIKAGCDVNIELFPFDSQTCSFDMSHLDYSPEELALSTTSTSLDTTDFAQNIVWDMNTTTVSTKSTSKATYVSFTIHLKRRSTYFVIVLAAPILLLGIINGFAFLMPIDHGRVGFSMTVYLTFSVFLTIIGDNLPRTSNPLSTLSLYIVILMAFSGVITIISIFTVRQHLKTVDLKVPSVVAFIVGTMCCMVCRCKREKKATIHPDGISISSYDFADKKRKFDVYYLPQEHKFGVSNVKWDKWKKREEIEEPPPYTKKLTCSERCWFCRVPEEMTWVTVSRAFDYLLFLATIAVHSYLAYVFLNPMLKEGGYV; this is encoded by the coding sequence ATGGCGGACAAGAAATTATCACCGTTCAACTTTGGAGGATTTTTCATCTTTTTGTTATGTTTCCAAACTGCAAACGGAGTTACTTTAGCATCAGACTGGCAGTTCTTTTACAATAAGATATTTGCTGATTATAACAAACTTAGTTTCCCTATGAACAACCAGTCCGACCAGCTTAATGTGAGTATTTCAATGAAACTTGACAACATACAAGAATTCTCTGATAGGGATGGAACAATAACCTTAGTGGGTAATTTCATAATTTCCTGGAAAAGTGAAATTCTAACATGGACCGAAAAACCAGTGGGAGTTATAGATGTCATCACTACAGCAAAAATACCCCGGTCTGATCTTTGGTATCCACCGATATACACGTACAATGGCGTTGATCAGCTTTCCGTCGTTGGGACTAACAATGATCTAATTGACGTGAGATTTGACGGCACCCATACCTGGAAGCCTGCTTTTATCATTAAGGCTGGTTGTGATGTGAATATCGAACTTTTTCCGTTTGATTCACAGACATGTTCATTTGATATGTCGCACCTTGATTATTCACCGGAAGAATTAGCACTTTCCACTACTTCTACAAGTCTTGACACGACAGACTTCGCTCAAAACATTGTCTGGGATATGAATACTACAACAGTAAGCACTAAGTCAACAAGCAAAGCTACCTATGTGTCGTTTACTATTCACTTAAAGCGTCGTTCTACGTATTTTGTAATAGTTTTAGCTGCACCTATTTTGTTATTGGGAATCATAAATGGATTTGCATTCCTCATGCCAATAGATCATGGTAGAGTAGGTTTTtctatgactgtttatttaacattcTCAGTTTTTCTGACAATTATTGGTGATAATCTTCCTAGAACATCTAATCCGCTGTCTACCTTGTCACTGTATATCGTGATTTTAATGGCCTTTAGTGGTGTAATAACAATAATTTCTATTTTTACTGTCAGACAACATCTTAAGACTGTTGACCTTAAAGTACCGTCTGTTGTAGCGTTCATAGTTGGTACAATGTGTTGCATGGTATGCAGATGTAAGCGGGAAAAGAAAGCAACGATTCACCCAGATGGTATATCTATTTCGTCATATGACTTTGCAGATAAAAAACGAAAATTTGATGTCTACTACCTACCACAAGAACACAAGTTTGGGGTCTCAAATGTAAAATGGGACAAATGGAAGAAACGTGAAGAAATCGAAGAACCACCACCGTATACAAAGAAGTTGACATGCTCAGAACGTTGCTGGTTTTGTAGGGTTCCAGAAGAAATGACCTGGGTAACAGTTTCGCGGGCTTTTGATTATTTACTGTTCCTTGCAACGATAGCTGTCCATTCATACCTTGCATACGTATTTTTGAATCCAATGTTGAAGGAAGGGGGATATGTCTGA
- the LOC139489913 gene encoding neuronal acetylcholine receptor subunit alpha-5-like, with amino-acid sequence MAALPTCLLLLALIHSSIQLDCTNCSSQTIPTASHVRKLMSALFLKSYDKNVLPMLWNNETLYVDLQFSLIQLPEFDEVAGTLLLIMKMKVRWLDEYIVLNYLPKTHLLMEIDLQSDDIWLPPVTVFNSVSSLTPLIKGGYDATLTLTNGQVDLNIGIVTKTGCTVDTTDFPFDEQTCEILFTPWGYQSHEIEFLPTTTYARTDQFVENQEWELLSSTINTTSLSNRSILSLSITVKRRPIYFMINMIIPIVLLGVLNSLSFVLPPTAGERMGFATNIFLTFAVYLTIVSQSLPETSKPMSNMVYYLVIMLSISSLTTFVTILSLRIYAKEEDNTPVPWILVYIFGLLTCRLCRKSKFMPPKRRKRSESKQTLTKEMTENDITEVKRDLSSGASVVTDDESMVQPMEYVDEVSDDDEEEEECRYGITWSVVGRTVDKTLFLIFMSGTLIISGYYILPLLLGTTGVTTE; translated from the coding sequence atggCTGCTTTACCGACATGTCTACTTTTACTAGCACTGATACACAGTTCTATCCAGTTAGACTGCACTAACTGTTCTTCACAAACAATACCAACTGCTTCACACGTGAGAAAGTTGATGAGTGCTTTATTTCTAAAATCTTACGACAAAAATGTGCTTCCTATGCTTTGGAATAATGAAACATTGTATGTGGACTTGCAGTTCAGCTTGATACAACTTCCGGAGTTTGACGAAGTGGCGGGAACATTATTattaattatgaaaatgaaaGTAAGATGGTTGGACGAGTATATAGTTCTTAATTATCTTCCTAAAACTCATCTTCTGATGGAGATTGATCTTCAGTCAGATGATATATGGCTACCACCGGTCACCGTGTTTAATTCAGTGTCCAGCCTAACACCACTTATAAAAGGAGGGTATGATGCAACATTGACTCTAACTAATGGTCAAGTGGACTTAAATATTGGTATCGTTACCAAAACTGGATGCACGGTTGATACCACTGACTTTCCGTTCGACGAGCAGACGTGCGAAATATTGTTCACACCTTGGGGATATCAGAGTCACGAGATAGAGTTCCTACCGACGACGACATATGCTCGTACGGACCAATTCGTTGAAAATCAGGAATGGGAGCTGTTGTCTTCGACCATAAACACAACAAGTCTATCAAATCGATCCATCCTCTCACTATCTATAACTGTGAAAAGACGGCCTATTTATttcatgataaacatgataattcCGATTGTACTTCTGGGTGTTCTTAACTCTTTATCATTTGTACTTCCACCGACAGCAGGAGAAAGAATGGGATTTGCAACGAATATTTTTCTCACGTTTGCTGTTTATTTGACAATCGTATCGCAAAGTCTCCCAGAAACATCCAAACCTATGTCTAATATGGTATATTATCTTGTGATTATGCTATCCATCAGCAGTTTAACAACATTCGTAACAATTTTGTCCCTAAGAATTTATGCAAAGGAAGAGGACAATACCCCAGTGCCATGGATTTTAGTTTACATATTTGGTTTGTTGACATGTCGCTTGTGTCGCAAATCAAAGTTCATGCCCCCTAAACGTAGAAAGCGTTCTGAAAGTAAACAGACATTGACCAAAGAAATGACGGAGAACGATATTACGGAGGTCAAACGCGATTTATCTAGTGGCGCTTCTGTCGTCACCGATGATGAGTCGATGGTGCAACCAATGGAATATGTCGATGAAGTATCCGACGACGATGAAGAGGAAGAGGAATGCCGATATGGGATAACATGGTCAGTTGTCGGGAGAACTGTAGATAAAACATTGTTTCTTATTTTCATGTCCGGAACACTTATAATTTCGGGCTATTACATTTTACCCCTCTTGTTGGGAACAACCGGTGTTACAACAGAATAA